A region of the bacterium genome:
ATTATGTTAGCCCATAAGTTGACACGCAAGCTGGCTGAGGTCAGAAAGAAGGGTATAATTAATTATTTAGGTCCTGACGGAAAATCACAGGTGACAGTAGAATACCAAAATGGAAATCCGGTTGTGGTTGACAGGGCAGTTATCGCTGCCCAGCATACGGAAGAGGTGGTGGATAAGACGGGGAAAAAGATGACAGAAGAGGCAAGAAAAGAAATTACAGAAAAAGTTATTATTCCTACTCTCGGTGAATTTTATGACCCCGAGAAGACCAAACTCTTTATTAATGAGACGGGAAAATTTGTTATCGGTGGTCCACAATCAGACACGGGGATGACGGGAAGGAAGATTATTGTAGATACATACGGTGGTATGGCTGCCCATGGTGGCGGCGCTTTCTCCGGTAAGGACCCGACAAAGGTTGACCGTTCTGGCTCGTATATGGCCAGGTATATTGCCAAGAATATTGTAGCTGCCGAGCTGGCTGATAAATGCATGGTTCAATTAGCATACGTTATCGGTGTGGCCGAGCCCGTCTGCGTAGATGTTAACACATTTGGAACGGGAAAAGTGCCTGAGGAGAGACTGATGGAGCTGGTCAAAAAACACTTCGCACTTACACCCCAGGGAATGATTAAGATGTTAAATCTCCTGCGGCCGATATATCAGAAAACGGCATCCTATGGACATTTTGGGAGAGAGGAAGAAGAATTTACCTGGGAAAGAACGGATAAAGCAAAAGACCTGAAAAAAGAAGCTTGAAATGTAGGGTTTCGATCTGGTAGTCGGGCTTGTCCCCGAGCCCGACAGAAACTCTGGGTCAGGGACGACCCAGAGTACCTGGGAGGAATTTATTTATGAAATACCATATAAAGAATGTAAAGCTTGCCCCGGAAGGGAAGTTGTGTATTGAATGGGCCGAGAGGGAAATGCCTGTCTTGAGATTAATCAGACAGAGGTTTAAGAAAGAGAAGCCATTAAAGGGCATGCGCATTTCCTGTTGCCTGCACGTTACCAGTGAAACGGCCAATCTGCTCAATACTTTGAAGACTGGCGGAGCAGACGCGGTTCTCTGCGCCTCAAATCCCCTTTCCACTCAGGACAGAGTGGCAGCGTCACTGGTCAAAGATTTCAGGATTCCCGTTTTTGCCATCTGTGGCGAAGATAAGAAAACATATTACCAGCATATCAGGGCAGCCTTAAATCATAAACCCCACCTCACGATGGACGACGGCGCTGACCTGGTATCCATCTTACATTCTAAGTCTGAGCGTGGAGGAACTCTTATAAAGAATGTAATTGGTGGGAGTGAAGAGACTACCACAGGAGTGATCCGCTTGAGAAGTATGGAAAGTTCCGGCGTGTTAAGATATCCCGTCATTGCAGTAAATGATGCCCAGACCAAGCACTTCTTTGACAATCGCTATGGCACAGGACAATCTACTATTGATGGGATAGTTCGGGCAACCAATATCTTGTTGGCAGGAAAGAATTTTGTTGTCTGTGGTTATGGCTGGTGTGGAAGGGGAGTGGCAATGAGGGCAAAGGGAATGGGTGCCAACGTGTTGGTTACCGAGGTAGACCACCTAAAAGCAATAGAAGCAGTGATGGATGGATTTCGGGTAATGCCCATCCTGGAAGCTGCGAGGATTGGAGATATCTTTGTGACTTTGACTGGTGATATTAATGTGATTAGACCCAACCATTTCCGGCGCATGAAAGATGGAGCGATAATCTGTAATTCCGGACATTTCAATGTAGAATTGGATATTGAAGGTTTAAAAAGAATCTCCAAAAAGAGAAGGAGAATTCGCCAGTTCGTAGAGGAGTATACGCTACCTAATGGCAGAAGAATAAATCTTCTGGCAGAAGGGAGGTTGGTCAATCTTGCTGCTGCCGAGGGACATCCAGCCAGCGTAATGGATATGAGTTTTGCCAATCAGGCTTTGTGTGCAGAGTATCTGAGTCGCCGGGGCAAGAATTTGGCAAAAAAAGTCTATCCAGTTCCCCAAAGTATAGATAGAAAAATTGCCCGCTTGAAACTGAAAACAATGGGAATAAA
Encoded here:
- the metK gene encoding methionine adenosyltransferase; amino-acid sequence: MNKRNFFFTSESVTEGHPDKICDQISDAVLDDVIKQDSRGRVACETFITVGLVFVGGEITTKGWVNLQKLVRELLTNIGYTNTMYGFNAHTCAILNAIGRQSEDIAQGVDTGGAGDQGTMIGYACGETPELMPLPIMLAHKLTRKLAEVRKKGIINYLGPDGKSQVTVEYQNGNPVVVDRAVIAAQHTEEVVDKTGKKMTEEARKEITEKVIIPTLGEFYDPEKTKLFINETGKFVIGGPQSDTGMTGRKIIVDTYGGMAAHGGGAFSGKDPTKVDRSGSYMARYIAKNIVAAELADKCMVQLAYVIGVAEPVCVDVNTFGTGKVPEERLMELVKKHFALTPQGMIKMLNLLRPIYQKTASYGHFGREEEEFTWERTDKAKDLKKEA
- the ahcY gene encoding adenosylhomocysteinase, whose amino-acid sequence is MKYHIKNVKLAPEGKLCIEWAEREMPVLRLIRQRFKKEKPLKGMRISCCLHVTSETANLLNTLKTGGADAVLCASNPLSTQDRVAASLVKDFRIPVFAICGEDKKTYYQHIRAALNHKPHLTMDDGADLVSILHSKSERGGTLIKNVIGGSEETTTGVIRLRSMESSGVLRYPVIAVNDAQTKHFFDNRYGTGQSTIDGIVRATNILLAGKNFVVCGYGWCGRGVAMRAKGMGANVLVTEVDHLKAIEAVMDGFRVMPILEAARIGDIFVTLTGDINVIRPNHFRRMKDGAIICNSGHFNVELDIEGLKRISKKRRRIRQFVEEYTLPNGRRINLLAEGRLVNLAAAEGHPASVMDMSFANQALCAEYLSRRGKNLAKKVYPVPQSIDRKIARLKLKTMGIKIDSLTGEQKKYLSSWEMGT